A DNA window from Pongo abelii isolate AG06213 chromosome 2, NHGRI_mPonAbe1-v2.0_pri, whole genome shotgun sequence contains the following coding sequences:
- the SLC25A38 gene encoding mitochondrial glycine transporter isoform X2, producing MIQNSRPSLLQPQDVGDTVETLMLHPVIKAFLCGSISGTCSTLLFQPLDLLKTRLQTLQPSDHGSRRVGMLAVLLKVVRTESLLGLWKGMSPSIVRCVPGVGIYFGTLYSLKQYFLRGHPPTALESIMLGVGSRSVAGVCMSPITVIKTRYESGKYGYESIYAALRSIYRSEGHRGLFSGLTATLLRDAPFSGIYLMFYNQTKNIVPHDQVDATLIPITNFSCGIFAGILASLVTQPADVIKTHMQLYPLKFQWIGQAVTLIFKSSDIYFHHRTMDYVASSKVASPEPSAEL from the exons ATGATTCAGAACTCACGTCCGTCGCTGCTGCAACCCCAAGATGTCGGAGACACGGTGGAAACGCTTATG TTACATCCAGTGATCAAGGCTTTCCTGTGTGGCTCCATCAGTGGGACCTGCTCTACCCTCCTTTTCCAACCTCTGGATCTCCTTAAAACACGCCTGCAAACCCTCCAGCCCTCAGATCATGG GTCTAGACGTGTTGGGATGTTGGCTGTACTCTTGAAGGTGGTTCGCACGGAGAGTCTTTTGGGCCTTTGGAAAGGGATGTCCCCT TCCATTGTGAGATGTGTCCCTGGCGTTGGAATCTACTTTGGCACTCTCTACTCTTTGAAGCAGTATTTCTTGCGAGGCCATCCCCCAACCGCCCTGGAGTCAATCATGCTGGGGGTgggctctcgctctgttgcagGGGTCTGTATGTCACCTATCACTGTAATCAAGACGCGCTATGAG AGTGGGAAATATGGCTATGAGAGTATCTACGCTGCCCTGAGGAGCATCTATCGCAGTGAGGGGCACCGGGGCCTCTTCAGTGGCCTGACAGCAACTCTCCTTCGAGATGCGCCCTTTTCAGGAATCTACCTGATGTTTTACAACCAGACCAAAAACATAGTGCCTCATG ACCAGGTGGATGCAACCCTTATTCCTATTACAAATTTCAGCTGTGGCATATTTGCTGGTATTCTGGCCTCACTGGTAACTCAACCTGCGGATGTTATCAAAACTCATATGCAGCTTTACCCACTGAAGTTTCAATGGATTGGCCAAGCAGTGACACTTATTTTCAAA